TGGCATTACATAAGGGGAAGGAGGACGATTTTAATCTCAACTTTTTAAAAATATCTAGACTATTGGGAAAATTAAAGAGGTATAGAAAACGTAATTTATTTAAAGTTAATTAAAATGTACAATTGGGCTATTTTTATGAATGAGTGAATGCAGGACTGATGGAAATTTACTGTACAGTCCTTGTGACCAGCATACAATAAAGTACACATCAGAACTCATTTACATCCTAAAAATGTGGATACATTGGAAAAGACTAATTGATATTAGCTGTGAATCACATCTGAACTGCGAATGCTGCCGACAAGGACACAAAAGGTATAATACACACAGTATGCACAGCAGAAAGGGTCATAAGCAACGTAGGACGTCCAGCTGGAATTCCTGTGTGAGATTCTGCTGAAGTTCTTAATGCTTTGATAGCCCTGTACAATGCTGCTTGAACTCCAAGCCACAAGGCAACACTGTAAAGAAGCTGAAAGCAGAAAGACGATATCATTTTGCTTTCCTTCACCGTGCACTAAATAGGAAAACAGGTCCCTGCCCATGTAGAGCTTACAATATAATTTCCCAACTGTAGCGACATTAAAACACATTCATAGTCATAAAAGAGGAGTTTCTCAGTGGAGTTATTCAGGAGAGATACATTCTAGCTCAGTAATAAATCAATTTATTTATCAATGTTGTTTGCTGGGCAAAGCCCAAATGCAGATGACACTAGTAAATCTCCATACTCCAAGGAGACTGGTGGTGTTACTCACTATGTTGAAGAAGAGCTGGTGGAACGTGAGCAGGTGAATGATGGCTGCCGGTCTCCAGTGCTGAAGGCAGAATTTTAACAATGTTTTTACTTTCTTACATTATATAACACAATTCAAGAGCCTTTGACGCCCATGTATCAATttaaaaattattaattttattagacaaacatcatataaagttaaaaaatgaACAAACAAATATGACTCTAGTAAAATGCCGGAGACCGCACTCGCAAAATGTTATGGCTGTAGTAAATGGGCAAGCATGTAAACATCATTGTCTTAACCACCTTCAAACATAATCCAAGAGAGTGCATTGCATAGAGTTAGCTGGTCAGGTCAAAGAACTTACCCATATAAGTAACAAGAAGTAGAAAGAGTGTCTGCTCCGCCGTATAAgccccgacgtgcgtttcgccacgaattgcttcctcaaggggatatATAATCGTGTGTGTCCCACCACTGCCCCTTTATAGTGTCTAAGCCACCTGATTACAATGATGCACAGCGGCGCATCACCGCTGAGACAGCCGGAAGCGAGGCAAGCCCCACATCCGGATCCAGGCACGGCAGCACACATCCGGAATCCCGACGCGTGACGGGaactccggacatgcgcagtgcgcccaCGGAGACAGAGGGGGAGTGCATCAGATGTGGGGCTTGCCTCACTTCCGGCTGTCTCAGTGCACTGTCTTGGATTATGTTTGAAGGTGGTTAATACAATGATGTTTACATGCTTGCCCATTTACTACAGTCAGTAACATTTTGCGAGTGCGGTCTCCGGCATTTTACTAGAGTCATATTTGTTTGTtcattttttaactttatatgatgtttgtctaataaaattaataatttttatattgaTACATGGGCGTCAAAGGCTCTTGAATTGTCTCTCTGTGTTATATCAATTAGTATATGGCGTCgcctagatgatatggggggacagtaGTGGTTAAACAGTCTCCAGCCGCTAATAATatttttgtttggagtctatatattgttTCTTACATTATAACCTGGGCATGAGGAAGAGTCGACTGGGAACTTTTTgtcaacttaaatttttttttattttcgcctCACCACATTTTTACAACTATTCCTATTTTTCTATTGGTccagctgtatgaggtcttgttttttttgtgggacgagttgtatttttcaatggcaccacctcttaactttttttggggtggggtggAAAGGGTACGAAAAAATAGCAATCCCGTAAGTTTCTTCTTTTTAGGCCTTTCACTGTGCTGTATGGGACACACCccactgacaaggggaatggtaagacCTAGTAgtcaatttagtcatacatttccaggaggaataacagagggacgaatcaatgcagatttctaagaaaatatgctctagAATTAAGAGCATAGAATTAAACGAGAAATCTAGTTTTCACTAAACCAGTTTCTAAATCCTGTGTGAATAGATGAAAGAAATGTAATTATTACCTCATTGACGGCGCACATACGAGCAATAGATCCTATGTTGTTTGTTATGGTAACCAGCGTAGCTCTTGCCAAGTCCTCCTTACTTATGGTATCTCTTTTCTCTTTACTCATCATGTGGCCAAAGCTTTTAAAAGAACAGCAATAACAAAGTGTTATTTGATATACAAACTTCATAGATTTttcctttaaggctctgttcacatctcgtcACCCATTGGCCCTAATGTTAAAAAACATAATGCACATTTTTTGCAGTGGTCTACTGATTTGGAAAGTGCACTCTGCAGCGCTTTCCTATAAAGTTAAAGAAAAAAGGTATGGCAATGTATACCTCCCCCCGACAGAGGCCAAgttttttggcctccgtcggtgaATACGCTCAGCGTATGCACCGGGAGCTTTCTGGCTGAACGTTTCTACATAACGAGATATGAACAGAGAATAACTTATACCTCAGAGTTTGTATAGTTTATCTTCACTTGTTTATACCCTACATTCCCTTTTTATTGCTGCATAATTATGAAGTGTTGTCATTCAGGAGCCTGAAAAAGTTGGATGATTATCACATTACTCAAAGTTAGTAACTCATTAGTGAGTAATAATGACTATACGGCGGGTTTGAAAATCTTAAGCATGTTCATTATTGACGTGTATTCTGCGATGAAATGAGGAGCTAATCCGCGTGTGGATTTGCATGCCAATCCATGGCAGAAATCCGAGTTTTAGCTGTGGATTTCTAGAGCAGATTATCTTCAAAATTCATGCTaagagtcattaaagggttatttctaCCTTAGACATAATATCcattggatatgtcataaatgtctgatagatgcgggtcccagcactAGGAATTGCACCGGTCATCAGAATGGGGTCACCAAGTGGGACAGGGGTCGGGTTCTGCTTTCAACAAGCGACTGTGATGTGAACCTGAGTAATTTCCAAAGTTTCCCATTTTATTTATCACTTGTAAAGATGATGGTACTTACGTTTATTAAATTGGAAAAATATACAAGTAAAGATTACCTAGACGCAACAGCAGAGCCCTGAAGGCTGAACCGCTCATAGTCCCCACCATAGATATCTTTCACCAGCTTATCAACATTAGTACTGTCTCCTTTTGCTGCCATTTCCAAAGCTTCCTCAAATGTTTCACAACCCGTCAGCAAGCAACATAAGCCAAGGAATGTTCCTCCTCCCAGACTGAAAACATTAcacaaaaatgtatgaataaacggtcacaaaattatatatatgtatatatacacacacttagaTTATTTTGGTGTAGCTTTTGTGGTACATTAGTGGTCTGGGTTTTGTGCTCCACCACATTGTGTGATCATAGCCTAAAAGAAGTGCGACTGATGTAACACAGACGTTACACCTCTGAAGTTTCACTGGagttccattgatctctatgagaaTCTCTAGTACTagttattttattaatttgtgtaaccttaaagtggttgtccggtttcagcaaattaatgtaatttttttttttgtataattaaaagtttcaCAATTTTTGAATATACTTTTTGTATAAAATTCTTTGCAtggttatgtgatggacacacaggtgcatggcttgttacagttGCAGTATGTATATccaagctgtgtcttctaatgattccAGTGATGTCTATAAATGTCCATCACGACTATGGACAAAATTGTATCCACTGAAAGTaagcaatgaatgttcctactgaataataaCAAGCATAGATCATGAAAACCGTAaagaatacagaaagtatattggaaaattgtataactttaaattatacaaaaaaacaaaacaattaatttgaagaaactgGGCAACCCATTTAAAATGTATCCATGCTATGATTATAATTCACCTACACTATTTTGCCACTTTTGCTGTTTTCAATGTCATCACATATCTTCTCAAAATCCCCATgttattattatgtatttatgATGTGCCAACAAAATAGCAAATAAAACAATATATGCAGTACTGTGCAATAGTTTtacgcagttgtggaaaaatgctaaaAAGtaggaatgctttaaaaaaatagaagtgttaatagtattttttttaaacatgtaaCAAAATACaacgtgaatgaacagaagagcaatataaaatcaatcaatatttggtgtgaccatccTTTGCCTTCAAAAAAGCATCAATTCTTCCAGGTacattgcacaaagtcatggattttgtaggattatattcAGGTGTATTAATAACcatttataccaaacaggtgataatgatcatcatttaaatatgtaggttgaaacacagtcattagctgtaacagaaacagcagagtaggaggcttaaaactgggtgaggaagagccaaactctgctacaaaggtgaggttgtgaaaGACAGTTTcacgtcacaggtccaccatggcaagactgagcaacaagacacaaggtagttatactgcatcagcaaggtctctcccaggcaaagatttcaaaacagactggggtttcaatatGTGCtgctcaagctcttttgaagaaggtcAAAGAAACCGGcaatgttgaggaccgtagatgcagtggtcggccaaggaaacttagtgcagcagatcaaagacacatcatggttTCTTCCCTTCGAAATAGGaatatgtccagcagtgccatcagctcagaactggcaagaCAGTGGGACCTAGGTACTCCCATCTACGGTTCagggaagtctggccagaagtggtcttcatggaggaATTGTGACAAAAAAGCCATAATACCTtcaacgtggaaacaaggccaaacaACTCAAATATAAACAACATAGAAACTGGGGTgctgaaaaatggcagcaggtgctataGACTGATgagtaaaaaaaatctgtaacagaaggcagttcacCGAAGGGCTGGAGAACGGTACAGTAATGAGTGTCTACAGGCAACAGTGAGGCATAGTGGAGTTTCCTCTCAAGTTTGGGGCTGTAATTTCAGCAAATGAAGttagggatttggtcaggattaatggtgtccttgatgttgagaaatacaggcatataattatccatcatgcaatactatcaggctccaaatttattctgtagCAGGACAACgatcccaaacatacagccaatgtcattaagaactacatTCAGTGTCAAAAAGAACAAGGAGCCTTGGaattgatgatatggcccccacagaaccctgatctcaacatcatcgagtctttcATGAAGAAACAGAAAGATGCGAGGAAGCCTTTattcacagaagatctgtggttagttctctaaGATTTTTGGAGCAGCCTCacagccgagttccttcaaaaactgtgtgcaagtgtatctagaagaattgatgctgttttaaaggcaaagggtggtcacaccaaatattgatttgatttagatttctcttccgtTCATTCACTttctattttgttaattgataaaaactattaacacttctatttttgaaagcattcttactttgcatcatttttccacaactgcctaaaacataTCATATGTAACATATGTTGGGTGATGGTACTATTCCCATAAATGTGAATATAAGATATCACAATCCCCCAAAAATAAGGAAAAGGATATTTACCTGGTCCCAGTTACTCTTTTATAGTTGTCTTTAGAATATACTGCAAGAATGCTCACTCCTGAACCTATATTAACCAGCAACATAGGATAAGGATTATCAAGGCAATATGGCTTCTTCTGACATTGCTCTGGGTCTGTGGGGTTGTCATAGTAGTAGCATTCTGGACGGCCATTAAAGCCAACAGAATCCACATAGAGAAGGCCTTGGATCAAACAATCCAGTTCATCAAGTTTATGGAGCTGGAGGTCAGCTATCTATAAAGAGAGAAACATTAAGTTAATGAATAAGCAGGTGTAAGTAGGGCACAGGAGACCGTCTCCAAATACAAGGTCAAAGAGCTATCAGACGgcactttgctctgctgtacaTATTAGATATTGCATAACAAAAACACATATAAAACAAAAGTACAGGAGGGAATCAATTTCTACATTGCACTTTGACTGGACAACGAAGATAAATGCTACCAAAGGTTGTTTAATAGACAAGTACGCATAATCGGGCGCCCTTGTATTTGTTTCCAAGTAGCATAACCGCAGACAACACATGTGTGCACAGAATACTATGCACAAATTTCTGATCTATGGATGATTTCCATGTAATAAAGAAACAACTGTAGCCATGATCCTGAAGATCTGTTCTCACATATTAAATCGTAACATAGAGAATAACTGCAACCGGAACCTTTTATACCCACACACAtggtggatttgttgcagatttttccgcagcaattccgtaacaaatctgcagaaaatccAAAGTAAAATCTGCACGTGTTACCTGCAAATATTGGTACGGATTAACCGTGGATTTTACACCACTGTAAACATGCGCTGTGAACATCCTAAACAAAATGAGCATGTTGCGGAATTGAAAATCCCtttgaaatcgaaaattttgtttcCCTCCAGTAAAATGTGCtgcagcctgtggatgagatttgttaaaatttcATCCACATGGGTGGTATTGTAATTGCGCCGATGACGTCAGACTACACCCTTTTCTGCTCTACGATGCCGAGGTCTGTCTATTCCGGTTGTAGTCTGATGTAATCGGCGAATGTGCATTACAGTCGATTAGACCAATGAAACGTCAAgggtgtactgcgcatgcgccgattacgAAGGAAAGCCGCGCGCTTGTTCAGGAGACTATGAGGTCAGGCATGAACTCGCctattacactgcctggcccctgtcaatcaatgaaagAAGAGAGGGTTGGACTGGGGGAAAGAAGAcaaagcattttggagcaacggtgatgccctcgttgctccaaaatgctcatttgcatatactgAATGAAACgattttctctgcaaaggaggcacTCATGTGAAAAAGGTAATAAATGTTATATTCAGGTTAGCCTACTCTATATTACCCTGTTTCAAGTTTGATAGGTACATTtcaggtgacagactccctttaataatACAGACCACTCATAAAATATAGGCATACATTAGTCCAGcttgatggctggaccattggacAGTTTAAAATACAATTCAAAGTATTATTCGCTAGAAAGCTCTTGGCCAACAGAATTACATGGGCAGGATGCTACATATGTGTGGACTGTGTACAAGAACAACTACTGATCCGTAGTGATAAATGATGTTGACAGGCACATTAGAAGTTGTGTGCATAATCGTACTGGGTGTATGAATATGGTTACCAAGAAGCAACCAAGGAAATTTAAAATAACGGTCAACACTGTGAAGACCTAAATTGTCAAGATCTTTCTTCGCTGGTTATGCACAGAATAAGTCCTTGGTCTTGGACTGCTATCTTCAGCTGAAGTGGATTCAGGGGCTGGAGCCGGAGGGGGCCAAAAGGCCCTTCTACTGGTTAAGAAGACAGTAATGTAGACGCATGTGATGGTTGATGGAGGTCcatgttacaaatttcattttggtGGCACAGGAACTTTAAGTTGTAGATATCACAGTGTTTGCTGAGCATGCGAAGTACATGGATGACCAACAACTTGGAAACCTGAGGATTCTGAAATGTCTACAATTTCTGCTGCTGAAAGAGAACGTTAAATACATTCAGCTATTTCTGCACTTAAAAAAAGATACCACCTGGTCTCCTTTGGATGGTTTCTGCACAGGAACATTTGTATTGTACAAGGAAGTATAGAGATGCAGGGGTGGTGCCATGTTCCTAAGAAGGTACGGAGGTACGTGTGCAGAACTCATCCATGGAAGACCAGAAGAAACTGCATATACAACCTCATAAAGCACGCAGTTATACTTTAtaaatgcatataatatataccctGTTCTGTTTATGCCTCTGAGTAGAGACTGTAGCACTTGAGATGTACTGAATTACACACTCTCTAACGTTGCCCCAGGCCCTCACCCTTTGCTCTAATGAAAGTACTCTAACATAGGCGCTTTACTGCTCAATAGAAACTAGGATTAACATCCGCGAGTGTGATCTCGCAGGGGTTGAGGGGGATCAATATGGGGTATATAATAGAAAGTTTtttccatcccaattcctgtcaCTATGGTAAAACCTTTTAACGAAAAGATCCCAAACAGAAACATATATCAAACTTATCCCTCAACTACCAAACAGAAATATTGGAAACAATCTCATGTGTTCTAGAAAATCATCAGCTGTGCTAAACTGGAGGAGACCCA
The nucleotide sequence above comes from Rhinoderma darwinii isolate aRhiDar2 chromosome 11, aRhiDar2.hap1, whole genome shotgun sequence. Encoded proteins:
- the PANK1 gene encoding pantothenate kinase 1 isoform X2, whose protein sequence is MKLIDGKKHSFPWFGMDIGGTLVKLVYFEPKDITAEEEQEEVENLKSIRKYLTSNTAYGKTGVRDVHLELKNLTMCGRKGNLHFIRFPSCAMHRFIQMGSEKNFSSLHTTLCATGGGAYKFEEDFRTIADLQLHKLDELDCLIQGLLYVDSVGFNGRPECYYYDNPTDPEQCQKKPYCLDNPYPMLLVNIGSGVSILAVYSKDNYKRVTGTSLGGGTFLGLCCLLTGCETFEEALEMAAKGDSTNVDKLVKDIYGGDYERFSLQGSAVASSFGHMMSKEKRDTISKEDLARATLVTITNNIGSIARMCAVNEK